From a region of the Babylonia areolata isolate BAREFJ2019XMU chromosome 25, ASM4173473v1, whole genome shotgun sequence genome:
- the LOC143299564 gene encoding FMRFamide receptor-like translates to MSHFDYYDDYRLSVPDESSQMEKAYQQKLMYYLMGIGGLVVCSFGMVANGLSVAVLTRRSMRSSTYTYLAALAVCDSLVLVFTFLLVMKDAKTHDATDSLDHMYNIYFPYVHPTAIIFQVTSIWLTLAFTVDRYIMICHPFKAENMCRRSRARKVVVALYVAGTIFCIPKFMEYHTQKHELSMLNATEVIYVIDMTELGKNEIFREIVHSWMYLICVCGLPFVTLVVLNAFLIHAVRMSRLKGKELNAREKHRNDTTVMLIGVIILFLICQGPALVSRMIYAFKPMDRISLADFTLNEVANFLVILNSAINIVPYYFFGNKFRKEFWTLFCSCLFDRDELRRLVRSNSMSVDPGRRWSVASNVYELNGCGGYLRTGKKGLNGKVFRQNSIETPLIRHTGVGGSGDRSFPMCAGRCLASDPSLTSSQQRSYSALNDEHRPQFKQVKVTVKVSYQDAPQTGV, encoded by the coding sequence ATGAGTCACTTTGACTATTACGACGACTACCGGCTGTCTGTGCCAGATGAGAGCAGCCAGATGGAGAAGGCGTACCAGCAGAAACTGATGTACTACCTGATGGGCATTGGAGGTCTGGTGGTCTGCAGTTTTGGCATGGTAGCCAACGGTCTGTCTGTCGCGGTGCTGACCCGGAGGTCAATGAGGTCGTCCACCTACACGTACTTGGCGGCCCTTGCAGTGTGTGACTCCCTGGTGTTGGTCTTCACGTTCCTGCTGGTCATGAAGGACGCCAAGACTCACGACGCCACAGACAGTTTGGACCACATGTACAATATTTATTTCCCCTATGTCCACCCCACCGCCATCATCTTCCAGGTAACGTCCATCTGGTTGACCCTGGCCTTCACGGTGGACCGCTACATCATGATCTGTCACCCGTTCAAGGCGGAGAACATGTGTCGCAGGAGTCGGGCTCGcaaggtggtggtggcgctgtacgTTGCCGGCACTATCTTTTGCATCCCCAAGTTTATGGAGTACCACACCCAAAAGCACGAACTGTCCATGCTGAATGCCACCGAGGTGATCTATGTCATTGACATGACAGAACTGGGCAAGAACGAGATATTTCGTGAAATTGTGCATTCGTGGATGTACTTAATCTGTGTATGTGGTCTTCCTTTCGTCACTCTCGTGGTGCTCAACGCCTTCCTCATCCACGCGGTGCGGATGTCCCGGCTGAAAGGCAAAGAGCTGAACGCTCGGGAAAAACACCGGAATGACACTACGGTGATGCTGATCGGCGTCATCATTCTGTTCCTCATCTGTCAGGGCCCGGCCCTGGTGTCTCGCATGATCTACGCCTTCAAACCTATGGACAGGATCTCCCTGGCTGACTTCACACTCAACGAGGTGGCCAACTTCCTGGTCATCCTCAACTCGGCCATCAACATCGTGCCCTACTACTTCTTCGGCAACAAATTTCGCAAGGAGTTCTGGACCCTTTTCTGCAGCTGCCTGTTTGACCGGGACGAACTCCGCAGGCTGGTTCGCAGCAACAGCATGTCCGTGGACCCAGGACGGCGCTGGAGTGTGGCCAGCAACGTGTATGAACTGAACGGCTGTGGGGGGTAcctcaggactggtaagaaaggGCTCAATGGGAAGGTGTTCCGTCAGAACAGCATAGAAACACCCCTGATTCGACACACGGGGGTCGGGGGGAGTGGGGACCGCTCGTTCCCTATGTGTGCTGGCCGCTGCCTGGCCTCTGATCCCTCCTTGACCTCCAGTCAGCAAAGGTCATACTCCGCCCTCAACGATGAGCATAGGCCTCAGTTCAAACAGGTCAAGGTGACGGTCAAGGTCTCTTACCAGGATGCTCCCCAAACCGGTGTGTAA